One segment of Paenibacillus rhizovicinus DNA contains the following:
- a CDS encoding glycosyltransferase family 2 protein produces the protein MTKRTPGLSIRAGVMRMRASVPALAKTANMPATAAKKAVRSRSKPKRRPGARATKIAAANSRYAAKPGMPAADGPAIASSQRPMKRKTAAKTMPMRYQQAVQPLHRRKTKAAAAKAEALAPAGFALPPMRQEPWQEAPKAQLPAMETAHGEPLVSVIIPVMNERRTIGRVIREAKRVHPSTEVIVVANGSKDGSAAIARSSGARVIAYDEPLGHDVGRGVGANAAKGKALLFIDGDMVIPAAQLRPFVTSILQGETDVALNDYSGPTDKHAVHSVVLAKHALNALLGRSDLKGTSMTAVPHAVSRRALEMIGAEALAVPPLAQARAVRLGCKVGAVKHINVGKLNLLRKKRERTNPLELLIVGDHLEAIDWLARHSDERGGYGDAERKREFAR, from the coding sequence ATGACTAAACGGACCCCCGGTCTTTCAATTCGCGCAGGCGTCATGCGTATGCGCGCCTCCGTCCCTGCGTTAGCGAAGACAGCGAATATGCCAGCAACGGCAGCCAAGAAAGCCGTACGCTCCCGCAGCAAGCCGAAGCGGCGTCCGGGGGCTCGTGCGACGAAGATTGCAGCCGCGAACAGCCGGTACGCAGCCAAACCGGGCATGCCGGCCGCGGACGGACCGGCAATCGCGAGCAGCCAAAGGCCGATGAAGCGTAAGACAGCTGCCAAGACGATGCCCATGCGGTATCAGCAGGCTGTTCAGCCGCTTCATCGCAGGAAGACGAAGGCTGCCGCGGCGAAAGCCGAAGCGCTGGCTCCCGCGGGCTTTGCCTTGCCGCCGATGCGCCAAGAGCCTTGGCAGGAAGCGCCGAAGGCGCAGCTGCCGGCAATGGAAACGGCGCACGGAGAGCCGCTCGTCTCCGTCATCATTCCGGTCATGAACGAGCGCCGGACGATCGGCCGGGTTATTCGGGAAGCGAAACGCGTTCACCCGAGCACGGAGGTGATCGTCGTCGCGAACGGCTCCAAGGACGGCTCCGCGGCCATTGCCAGAAGCAGCGGCGCGCGGGTCATTGCCTACGACGAACCGCTTGGCCACGACGTCGGCCGCGGTGTCGGGGCGAACGCCGCGAAAGGCAAAGCGCTGCTGTTCATTGACGGCGACATGGTTATTCCGGCTGCGCAGCTGCGGCCGTTCGTGACGTCCATTCTTCAGGGAGAAACGGATGTCGCCCTGAACGACTATTCCGGCCCGACGGATAAGCATGCCGTTCACAGCGTCGTGCTTGCCAAGCATGCGCTTAACGCGCTGCTGGGCCGGAGCGACCTGAAGGGCACCTCGATGACCGCCGTGCCGCATGCCGTCAGCCGGCGGGCGCTGGAGATGATCGGCGCGGAAGCGCTCGCCGTTCCGCCGCTTGCGCAGGCGAGGGCGGTCCGGCTTGGCTGCAAGGTGGGGGCGGTCAAACATATTAATGTCGGCAAGCTCAACTTGCTGCGAAAGAAGCGCGAACGAACGAATCCGCTGGAGCTGCTGATCGTGGGCGACCATTTGGAGGCGATCGACTGGCTGGCTCGGCATAGCGACGAGCGCGGCGGATACGGAGACGCGGAGCGAAAACGCGAATTTGCGAGGTGA
- a CDS encoding stalk domain-containing protein yields MEKKLTLRNVKRQAGIVCRLLLAALLIQGIAEAAAPTANASAPYAAYASTAAHAATKPIQVKRIDGSREWMTEQKLPIQAINGRVYIWIQDLRELFREVSLVQARDGSRVTFAYPGVFAAFRPGSRSAVINGKTLQLDHEALILQRNRMYVSLREAALLLHAGLRYDPAQATVSITYGEHYVVSADSDEPDLFWLDPLTHRLYASKRGAPPILAGTTHAKLEGYGYLESERLDAHNVGVTLKDIYGEPGLGTNVFKFIVHQDKLVLESQASYYGSRNVDSLSRYSGGIVLVDGGSVLLAKPDGTVTQKADIAKMLDSKEAMTVLYAADDALIVQLYDAQMLALVDLKKKTAALLYKRLLPADEQKRVEEQRKYSMDFDYDGDGLDFVRREGDTFYFTHADVIGTGLSNYSLTLQ; encoded by the coding sequence ATGGAGAAGAAGCTTACCCTACGCAATGTAAAGAGACAAGCCGGCATCGTATGCCGTCTGCTGCTTGCCGCCCTGCTCATTCAAGGCATCGCGGAAGCCGCCGCACCGACCGCCAATGCCTCGGCGCCGTATGCCGCGTACGCAAGCACGGCTGCTCACGCCGCCACGAAGCCGATTCAAGTGAAGCGAATAGACGGCAGCCGGGAATGGATGACCGAGCAGAAGCTGCCGATCCAAGCGATAAATGGCCGCGTCTACATTTGGATTCAGGATCTCCGGGAACTGTTTCGCGAAGTCAGTTTGGTGCAGGCACGGGACGGCTCGCGGGTCACGTTCGCTTATCCGGGCGTTTTCGCGGCGTTCCGGCCGGGTAGCCGATCAGCGGTCATCAACGGGAAGACGCTCCAACTGGATCATGAAGCACTGATCCTGCAGCGTAACCGCATGTATGTATCGCTGCGCGAGGCAGCCCTGCTCCTGCATGCCGGATTGCGGTATGACCCGGCACAAGCCACGGTAAGCATCACGTACGGCGAACATTACGTCGTGAGCGCGGATTCCGATGAACCGGATTTGTTTTGGCTGGATCCACTTACGCATCGCTTATACGCTTCGAAGAGGGGAGCGCCTCCGATTCTGGCAGGAACGACTCACGCGAAGCTGGAAGGCTACGGCTACCTGGAGTCCGAGCGGCTGGATGCGCATAACGTCGGCGTCACGTTGAAGGATATTTACGGCGAGCCAGGCCTGGGGACGAACGTGTTCAAGTTCATTGTGCATCAGGACAAGCTGGTACTGGAAAGCCAAGCGTCCTATTACGGCAGCCGAAACGTGGACAGTCTCTCCCGTTACTCGGGCGGGATCGTGCTCGTCGACGGCGGCAGCGTGCTGCTTGCCAAGCCGGATGGCACGGTAACCCAAAAGGCGGACATCGCTAAAATGCTCGATTCGAAGGAAGCGATGACGGTCCTCTATGCGGCCGACGACGCGCTGATCGTTCAACTCTATGATGCGCAGATGCTTGCGCTCGTCGATTTGAAGAAGAAGACGGCCGCGCTGCTCTACAAACGGCTGCTTCCCGCGGATGAGCAAAAGCGGGTAGAAGAACAGAGGAAATACAGCATGGATTTCGATTACGACGGGGATGGACTCGATTTCGTCCGCAGAGAAGGCGATACGTTCTACTTCACGCACGCCGACGTGATCGGAACCGGCTTGAGCAACTATTCGCTGACATTACAATAG
- a CDS encoding WIAG-tail domain yields MAKSSKGKSPKGRKPLFYVDNPNASELKWLEELKKKKPAADKTDEKRTVQVNAASQVLAPPAQEAVEPAVEQQQGTPEIIQQQQTETPPQQAEVLPSFEFVSTAVVAEEPELPSVSAALEQEVSAAPQADAVQEIPQEQPEEEEEVVAEQELIKQEAFVEERRMPNSPLPFVHTDDIADDAVTTEKLAFGSVDTNRIKPGAVKPQSIADFAVESIHISEGAIVASKIASESITGEHLAKNAISGAKIRDRSVTGDKIRDSSITSEKLADRTISADKLAEGSIEAKHLKQLIVTTDLLDDQSVTTSKLRSAAVRTESIANEAISTSKLAEGSVTRSKLRDGSVTSEKLSIGSIESSHLQPGLLLAEHVAPGALLGKHIAPGEIVSGHLAKGAIGARELQAEAVTSEAIAQEAVGSRELQDGAVKAQHIAAAEVTTDHLHDQSVSSSKIADLSISTIKLVDHAVTSSKIADKSITATKMSDDAVQGRHVSRFSISGDKLVSDSIEERHLTEKSVGSKQLIEGGILNGHLSDHAVTSKKIAANAVQEAHISSASVGRSQLQDAAVVEQKLAEGSVSSAKLAELSVLTKHLADESITFDKVAPEAIRAFHLSAGAVTEEALSPESVSGDHLQPGVIDSFHIRKAAIETNAIQDGAVKSAKLASGAVTERHLAAGAVYSHHLADHVVNSLKLSPESVSTDKLTDWSVTSEKLADGSVTTSKLASGSVTGEQLADGVLGARHLEQQSIEGKHLSPGVVSGRHLAAGSVVSSAIGQNAVTGDKIAPGAVNGSHLANESVGSQHLAEQAIFGAHLSLESIRDIHLGKESVTEEKIAEGSIAAFHLQNEAVDARSIGASAVHGQHIAAAAVDANHLAENSVGSTHLKPDSVLRLHLAGESVDTEQLCDEAVTGAKLAHLSISGDHIQLETIAGKHLKAESIQGYHIRKGSISQAHLAAEFYTFEKAPDGIIHGSKIKRSSISSELLADGAVGAAQLERGAVGNEALANGAVGEAQLQTGAVTLGKIAARSITSAHLIAGIVGSETIAEGAVGSSKLANGAVGTTALGEGAVDSTKLAIGAVGTEALGDGAVVSAKLANGAVGTAALSNGAVVSTKLANGAVGTEALSDGSVVSAKLASGAVGPKAIGGGAVGAVHLANGAVGTEALGDGAVVSAKLANGAVDALALSDGAVERSKLAKGAVGTEALGDGAVSSAKLANGAVGAAALGDGAVERAKLARGAVGTAALVDGAVTSAKLANGAVGAEALEDGAVERAKLAVSAVGTDALADGAVVSAKLANGAVGTTALSDGSVVNAKLANGAVGENQLQDGSVTAKKIVPNAIGAHHLLHGAVTSKSLSDGSVLTGALGDGAVTATKLAGGAVGESHLQSGAVTMGKIAARSITTVHLIPGSVESGALCNGSVTSDKLAIGAVGTEALANGAITADKLAPGVLKEQEIVIEKNSVTADCIADGAVQSSKLPNGVIGSAKLADGAVASSKLADGAVVGAKLADGAVVSSKLADGAVDGAKLADGAVVSGKLADGAVDNAKLADNAVDSTKLTDGAVQSSKLAEGVVLTGKLADGAVDSAKLADGAVQSSKLAEGSVQSGKLADGAVDSVKLADGAVQSSKLAEGSVQSGKLADGAVDSTKLADGAVQSSKLAEGVVLTGKLADGAVDSAKLADGAVQSSKLAEGSVQTGKLEDAAVDSAKLADGAVQSSKLAEGSVQTGKLADGAVDSVKLADGAVQSSKLAEGSVQSGKLADGAVDSVKLADGAVQSSKLAEGVVQTGKLADGAVDSTKLDDGAVQSSKLADNAVDSTKLADGAVQSSKLAEGSVQTGKLADGAVDSDKLADGAVQSSKLADGAVDSTKLADGAVQSSKLAEGAVQTGKLADNAVDSTKLADGAVQSSKLAEGSVLTGKLADNAVDSTKLADGAVQSSKLAVSAVDSTKVADGAIQSSKLADNAVNSAKLADGAVTGTKLALGSITEAHFAPGVRLSSDQSQVVDSASLADGSIDANKLSFAPVSTVKRETIALQQFGLAPYNFQGQGEQLDVTIGFDQPFANSAYVFVATTDSPSCYAVIKQKTASAVQLTIVRTRITPEPIGLVNWIAIGSK; encoded by the coding sequence ATGGCGAAGAGCAGCAAGGGAAAAAGCCCGAAAGGGCGGAAGCCGTTATTTTACGTGGATAATCCGAATGCTTCGGAGTTGAAATGGCTCGAGGAACTGAAGAAGAAGAAACCGGCAGCGGACAAAACCGACGAGAAACGCACCGTTCAGGTGAATGCAGCCTCCCAAGTGCTGGCACCCCCAGCGCAGGAAGCCGTGGAGCCGGCTGTCGAACAGCAGCAAGGCACTCCGGAAATTATACAACAGCAACAGACGGAGACGCCTCCGCAGCAAGCGGAAGTATTGCCGTCCTTTGAGTTCGTAAGCACGGCTGTTGTCGCGGAAGAGCCCGAACTGCCGTCAGTTTCCGCAGCACTCGAGCAGGAGGTATCTGCAGCTCCTCAAGCGGATGCCGTTCAAGAAATTCCACAGGAACAGCCGGAAGAAGAAGAAGAAGTAGTAGCGGAGCAGGAGCTCATTAAGCAAGAAGCGTTCGTAGAAGAGCGCCGCATGCCGAATTCGCCGCTGCCGTTCGTGCACACCGACGATATTGCGGACGACGCGGTAACGACCGAGAAGCTGGCCTTCGGATCCGTGGATACCAACCGTATTAAGCCCGGCGCCGTGAAGCCGCAGTCGATCGCGGATTTTGCAGTGGAAAGCATTCATATCTCGGAGGGCGCCATCGTCGCCTCCAAAATCGCATCGGAATCCATCACGGGCGAGCATCTGGCCAAGAACGCGATTTCCGGCGCGAAGATTCGCGACCGTTCCGTCACGGGCGACAAGATTCGCGACAGCAGCATTACGTCGGAGAAGCTGGCGGACCGGACGATCAGCGCCGACAAGCTCGCGGAAGGCTCGATCGAAGCGAAGCATTTGAAACAGCTGATCGTGACGACGGATCTACTCGATGATCAATCCGTTACGACCTCGAAGCTGAGAAGCGCCGCTGTCCGTACGGAAAGCATCGCGAACGAAGCGATCAGTACCTCCAAGCTGGCCGAAGGCTCGGTTACCCGTTCGAAGCTTCGCGACGGCTCGGTGACGAGCGAGAAACTTAGCATCGGTTCCATTGAATCCAGCCATTTGCAGCCGGGGCTGCTGCTTGCCGAGCATGTGGCGCCGGGGGCGCTGCTGGGGAAGCATATCGCGCCGGGCGAAATCGTGTCCGGCCATCTGGCCAAAGGCGCGATCGGAGCACGGGAGCTGCAAGCCGAAGCCGTCACGTCCGAAGCGATCGCGCAGGAAGCAGTAGGCTCGCGGGAACTGCAGGACGGAGCCGTAAAGGCCCAACACATCGCAGCCGCTGAGGTCACGACCGATCATTTGCACGATCAATCGGTTTCATCGTCCAAAATCGCCGATCTGTCGATCTCGACGATCAAGCTGGTCGACCATGCCGTCACCTCCTCCAAAATCGCCGACAAAAGCATTACCGCGACGAAGATGAGCGACGATGCGGTGCAAGGCAGGCATGTGAGCCGCTTCAGCATCAGCGGCGATAAGCTGGTCAGCGACAGCATCGAAGAGCGCCATTTAACCGAGAAATCGGTCGGTTCCAAACAGCTGATCGAAGGCGGCATCCTCAATGGACACCTTTCCGATCATGCCGTCACTAGCAAGAAAATCGCCGCGAACGCCGTTCAGGAAGCGCATATTAGCAGCGCATCCGTCGGACGTTCGCAGCTGCAGGACGCCGCGGTCGTCGAGCAGAAGCTCGCCGAGGGCAGCGTAAGCAGCGCGAAGCTGGCGGAATTGTCGGTATTGACGAAGCATTTGGCCGACGAATCCATTACGTTCGACAAGGTTGCGCCTGAAGCGATTCGCGCCTTCCATTTGTCGGCGGGAGCGGTAACGGAGGAAGCCCTGTCGCCGGAATCCGTGTCGGGGGATCATTTGCAGCCGGGCGTGATCGATTCTTTCCACATCCGCAAAGCGGCGATTGAAACGAACGCGATCCAAGACGGCGCGGTCAAATCCGCGAAGCTGGCGAGCGGCGCGGTAACGGAACGGCATCTAGCGGCTGGCGCGGTCTACTCGCATCATCTGGCGGATCATGTGGTAAATTCGCTCAAACTGTCGCCGGAGAGCGTATCGACGGATAAATTGACAGATTGGTCGGTCACGTCGGAGAAGCTGGCCGACGGCAGCGTAACAACGTCGAAACTGGCCAGCGGTTCCGTTACGGGCGAACAGCTTGCGGATGGCGTGCTGGGCGCGCGTCACTTGGAGCAGCAGTCGATCGAAGGCAAGCATTTGTCGCCAGGCGTCGTAAGCGGCCGTCATTTGGCAGCGGGATCGGTCGTCAGCAGCGCAATCGGGCAAAATGCCGTAACCGGCGATAAAATCGCCCCGGGCGCCGTGAACGGCAGCCATCTTGCTAACGAGTCGGTCGGCAGCCAGCATCTGGCGGAGCAGGCGATATTCGGCGCGCATCTGTCGCTGGAAAGCATTCGGGATATTCACCTGGGCAAGGAATCCGTCACGGAAGAGAAAATCGCGGAAGGCAGTATCGCAGCTTTCCATTTGCAGAACGAGGCTGTCGACGCGCGCTCCATCGGGGCATCGGCGGTGCACGGGCAGCATATCGCGGCGGCGGCCGTCGACGCGAATCACTTGGCGGAGAATTCGGTCGGCAGCACGCATTTGAAACCCGACAGCGTACTGCGGCTGCATTTGGCCGGGGAATCGGTCGACACGGAGCAGCTTTGCGATGAAGCGGTAACGGGCGCGAAGCTGGCGCATCTGAGCATCAGCGGCGATCATATCCAGCTCGAGACGATTGCAGGCAAACATCTGAAAGCCGAATCCATCCAGGGCTACCATATACGTAAAGGGTCGATTTCCCAGGCGCATCTGGCGGCGGAGTTCTATACGTTCGAGAAAGCGCCGGACGGTATTATCCATGGCAGCAAAATCAAACGAAGCTCGATCAGCAGCGAACTTCTGGCGGACGGAGCCGTCGGCGCTGCGCAATTGGAAAGAGGCGCGGTCGGCAACGAGGCGCTTGCCAATGGTGCCGTCGGTGAAGCACAGCTGCAGACGGGTGCGGTAACGCTTGGCAAAATCGCGGCGCGTTCCATTACGAGCGCGCATCTCATCGCAGGTATCGTGGGCAGCGAGACGATTGCGGAGGGTGCGGTAGGCAGTTCGAAGCTGGCGAACGGTGCGGTTGGAACGACAGCGCTGGGCGAAGGCGCAGTCGATAGCACGAAGCTGGCAATCGGAGCGGTCGGCACGGAAGCGCTCGGCGACGGGGCTGTCGTGAGCGCGAAGCTGGCGAACGGCGCAGTCGGCACGGCGGCGCTGAGCAACGGAGCGGTCGTGAGCACGAAGCTGGCGAACGGAGCGGTCGGCACGGAAGCGCTGAGCGATGGTTCGGTCGTAAGCGCGAAGCTGGCGAGCGGCGCCGTAGGCCCGAAAGCGATCGGCGGCGGAGCCGTCGGTGCGGTGCACCTGGCGAACGGAGCGGTCGGCACGGAAGCGCTGGGCGACGGAGCGGTCGTAAGCGCGAAGCTGGCGAACGGAGCGGTGGATGCTCTTGCGCTGAGCGACGGAGCCGTTGAGCGTTCGAAGCTGGCGAAGGGTGCAGTCGGCACGGAAGCGCTCGGCGACGGTGCAGTCAGCAGCGCGAAACTGGCGAACGGCGCGGTTGGCGCTGCGGCGCTGGGTGACGGCGCGGTTGAACGTGCGAAGCTGGCGAGAGGCGCGGTCGGTACGGCAGCGCTGGTAGACGGAGCAGTGACGAGCGCGAAACTGGCGAACGGAGCGGTCGGTGCGGAGGCGCTGGAGGACGGCGCGGTCGAGCGTGCGAAGCTGGCGGTCAGCGCGGTCGGTACGGATGCGCTGGCAGACGGTGCTGTCGTGAGCGCCAAACTGGCGAACGGTGCAGTCGGAACAACGGCGCTGAGCGATGGTTCGGTCGTGAATGCGAAGCTGGCAAACGGAGCGGTTGGCGAGAATCAGCTGCAGGACGGTTCGGTAACGGCGAAGAAAATCGTACCGAATGCGATCGGCGCGCACCATCTCCTGCATGGAGCGGTTACGAGCAAGTCGTTGAGCGACGGCTCCGTTCTGACAGGCGCACTGGGTGACGGAGCGGTAACGGCAACGAAGCTCGCAGGAGGAGCGGTCGGCGAAAGCCATCTGCAGTCCGGAGCCGTAACGATGGGCAAAATCGCCGCGCGTTCGATTACGACGGTGCATCTGATTCCGGGTTCCGTGGAAAGCGGCGCGTTGTGCAACGGCTCCGTGACATCCGACAAACTGGCGATCGGCGCAGTCGGCACGGAAGCGCTCGCGAACGGCGCAATCACCGCCGATAAACTCGCGCCGGGCGTCTTGAAAGAACAAGAAATCGTTATCGAGAAAAATAGCGTGACGGCGGACTGCATCGCAGACGGAGCAGTGCAGTCGAGCAAGCTGCCGAACGGCGTAATCGGCAGCGCGAAACTGGCGGACGGCGCGGTGGCGTCGAGCAAGTTGGCAGACGGAGCAGTCGTCGGTGCGAAGCTGGCGGACGGCGCGGTGGTGTCGAGCAAGCTGGCAGACGGAGCAGTCGACGGTGCGAAGCTGGCAGACGGCGCGGTGGTGTCGGGCAAATTGGCAGACGGCGCAGTCGATAATGCGAAGCTGGCAGACAACGCAGTCGACAGCACGAAACTGACGGATGGAGCGGTGCAGTCGAGCAAATTGGCTGAGGGCGTCGTGCTGACCGGCAAGCTGGCAGACGGAGCAGTCGACAGCGCGAAATTGGCGGACGGAGCGGTGCAGTCGAGCAAGTTGGCTGAGGGTTCCGTGCAGTCCGGCAAACTGGCCGACGGAGCAGTAGACAGCGTGAAATTGGCAGACGGAGCAGTGCAGTCGAGCAAATTGGCAGAAGGTTCCGTACAGTCCGGCAAGCTGGCGGACGGAGCAGTCGACAGCACGAAACTGGCCGACGGAGCGGTGCAGTCGAGCAAATTGGCTGAGGGCGTCGTGCTGACCGGCAAGCTGGCGGACGGAGCAGTAGACAGCGCGAAATTGGCGGACGGAGCGGTGCAGTCGAGCAAGTTGGCAGAAGGTTCCGTGCAAACCGGTAAGCTGGAGGACGCAGCAGTCGACAGCGCGAAACTGGCTGATGGAGCGGTACAGTCGAGCAAGCTGGCAGAAGGTTCCGTGCAAACCGGTAAGCTGGCGGACGGAGCAGTCGACAGCGTGAAATTGGCCGACGGAGCAGTGCAGTCGAGCAAATTGGCTGAAGGTTCCGTACAGTCCGGCAAGCTGGCGGACGGAGCAGTCGACAGCGTGAAATTGGCCGACGGAGCAGTACAGTCGAGCAAGTTAGCAGAAGGCGTCGTGCAAACCGGCAAGCTGGCAGACGGCGCAGTCGACAGCACGAAACTAGACGACGGAGCAGTGCAGTCGAGCAAGTTGGCAGACAACGCAGTAGACAGCACGAAACTGGCCGACGGAGCAGTGCAGTCGAGCAAGTTGGCAGAAGGTTCCGTGCAAACCGGTAAGCTGGCGGACGGAGCAGTCGACAGCGATAAACTTGCGGACGGAGCGGTACAGTCGAGCAAGCTGGCAGACGGAGCAGTCGACAGCACGAAACTGGCGGACGGAGCAGTGCAGTCGAGCAAGTTAGCTGAAGGCGCCGTACAAACCGGCAAGCTGGCAGACAACGCAGTCGACAGCACGAAACTGGCGGACGGAGCGGTACAGTCGAGCAAGTTAGCAGAAGGTTCCGTGCTGACCGGCAAACTGGCAGACAACGCAGTCGACAGCACGAAACTGGCGGACGGAGCGGTACAGTCGAGCAAGCTGGCGGTCAGCGCAGTCGACAGTACGAAAGTGGCAGATGGCGCCATTCAGTCAAGCAAGCTGGCAGACAACGCAGTCAACAGCGCGAAACTGGCAGACGGAGCGGTCACGGGCACGAAGCTCGCGTTAGGCAGCATCACGGAAGCGCACTTTGCCCCGGGCGTACGATTATCTTCCGATCAGAGTCAGGTCGTCGATTCGGCGAGTTTGGCGGACGGCAGCATCGATGCGAATAAGCTGAGCTTTGCACCGGTGTCCACGGTCAAACGCGAGACGATCGCCCTGCAGCAATTCGGCCTCGCGCCGTACAATTTCCAAGGCCAAGGCGAGCAGCTCGACGTGACGATCGGCTTCGATCAGCCATTTGCGAACAGCGCGTACGTATTCGTGGCCACGACCGATTCCCCGTCCTGCTACGCGGTCATCAAGCAGAAAACCGCCTCGGCGGTTCAGCTGACAATCGTCCGCACGCGGATTACCCCTGAACCGATCGGTCTCGTCAACTGGATCGCGATCGGCTCGAAATAA
- the ltrA gene encoding group II intron reverse transcriptase/maturase, producing the protein MTGTFTNLHERAKRKQSFDDLYPIITSRENILLAYRMMKANEGSMTAGTDGKTIADIKKLTDTEVVNLIQNKLENYNPKAVRRVFIPKPNGKQRPLGIPCIIDRIIQECFKQVLEPIAEAHFFKHSYGFRPLRSTHHAIARVQHLINHADLHFVVDIDIKGFFDNVNHTRLIKQLWNMGIRDRRVLRIIGKMLKAEISGEGRPTKGTPQGGILSPLLSNIVLHDLDMWVAGQWEKFESHFPFKHNENRLRALKRSNLKEGYIVRYADDFKIICRDWKSAEKWYHAARLYLKDRLQLDISPDKSQIVNLRKRKSEFLGFTIKATKKANKRVAHTGINAKKKAQIKKEAKERIEKIRRYPNAGNALAYNSFVLGLHLYFKKATHVCNAFSRLAYDLRTFMFNRILKVGIYEHPSNPPPSYLKFYKTSWKTYRVGRVYLYPLGQVNTETNLNFDPRLSIFTEEGRKMVHRSLRPDVQTEIINLMNSNIPNRSIEYMDNRISRYSMKMGKCEITGQFLYATTVHCHHFLPTNLGGTDKFNNLRIIHKDIHKLIHTTDHDTIMSLKTRFDLSDNMVKILNQYRKMSNMELI; encoded by the coding sequence ATGACAGGAACCTTCACGAATTTGCATGAGAGAGCTAAACGGAAGCAATCTTTCGATGACCTATATCCTATCATTACGTCGAGAGAAAACATTCTACTGGCATATCGAATGATGAAAGCGAATGAAGGCTCCATGACTGCTGGAACAGATGGTAAGACAATTGCTGACATTAAGAAGTTGACTGACACTGAGGTAGTAAATCTAATCCAAAACAAGCTAGAAAACTATAATCCAAAGGCTGTCAGACGTGTCTTTATCCCTAAGCCCAACGGCAAACAAAGACCGCTTGGTATCCCGTGTATCATTGACCGAATCATTCAAGAATGCTTCAAACAAGTTCTTGAACCAATTGCAGAAGCTCATTTCTTCAAACATAGTTATGGATTTCGACCTCTTCGCTCTACGCATCATGCGATAGCGAGGGTGCAGCATTTAATTAATCATGCCGATCTCCATTTTGTTGTAGATATCGACATAAAAGGCTTCTTCGATAATGTCAATCACACGAGGCTCATCAAGCAACTCTGGAACATGGGAATAAGAGATAGAAGGGTTCTGCGTATCATAGGTAAGATGCTAAAGGCTGAAATATCAGGAGAAGGAAGACCGACTAAAGGCACGCCGCAAGGTGGCATCCTATCTCCACTTCTGTCTAACATTGTCCTGCATGATCTCGATATGTGGGTAGCCGGGCAATGGGAAAAGTTCGAGAGTCACTTCCCTTTCAAGCATAACGAGAACAGGTTGCGCGCTCTCAAACGTTCCAATCTAAAAGAAGGATATATCGTCCGATACGCAGATGATTTCAAAATCATCTGTCGTGATTGGAAGTCAGCCGAAAAGTGGTACCATGCTGCCAGACTTTACTTAAAAGACCGTCTGCAACTGGACATCTCGCCGGACAAGTCGCAAATTGTGAATCTAAGAAAAAGAAAATCTGAATTCTTGGGATTCACGATCAAAGCGACGAAAAAGGCGAATAAGCGAGTAGCCCATACCGGGATAAACGCCAAAAAGAAGGCGCAAATCAAGAAAGAAGCAAAGGAACGTATCGAGAAAATACGTCGATACCCAAATGCAGGAAATGCGCTCGCTTATAATAGTTTCGTTCTTGGATTACATCTCTACTTCAAAAAGGCAACTCATGTATGCAACGCATTCTCACGTCTTGCCTACGATCTCAGAACGTTCATGTTCAATCGTATCCTAAAGGTCGGAATATATGAGCATCCAAGCAATCCGCCGCCATCCTATTTAAAGTTTTACAAAACAAGTTGGAAAACCTATAGGGTAGGGCGAGTGTACTTATACCCACTCGGTCAAGTGAATACGGAAACGAATCTAAATTTTGATCCTAGACTTTCCATATTCACTGAAGAAGGACGAAAAATGGTACACAGAAGCCTAAGGCCGGATGTGCAGACGGAAATCATTAACCTTATGAACTCAAATATTCCAAATCGTAGTATTGAATATATGGATAATCGAATTAGTCGATACAGTATGAAAATGGGGAAATGCGAAATAACAGGTCAATTCCTGTATGCAACTACCGTTCACTGTCATCACTTTCTTCCAACCAATCTAGGTGGAACAGACAAGTTCAATAATCTGAGAATCATCCACAAAGATATCCATAAACTCATTCATACTACAGATCACGATACGATAATGTCACTCAAGACTAGGTTCGATCTATCGGACAACATGGTCAAGATATTAAACCAATATCGGAAAATGAGTAACATGGAACTTATTTGA
- a CDS encoding DL-endopeptidase inhibitor IseA family protein — MNENPAISQALRSFLNQAEVAWFRVYDSGFGRKRIYTRGNEYSQLPLRYSTKAKIYSYFRKYWGVSFSKTLMCSMQPLVYNGRVYVVVGDPGPVAFVVKSARVVSSTCCRLRVRAVLSGDPDGNVVVYYTLARTANGSYRIIGRTRLKYDYRFTCMR; from the coding sequence ATGAATGAAAATCCCGCCATAAGCCAAGCGCTTCGCTCCTTCTTGAATCAAGCGGAAGTCGCATGGTTCCGCGTCTACGATTCCGGCTTCGGCCGCAAAAGAATTTACACCCGCGGAAACGAATACAGCCAGCTGCCGCTCCGTTACAGCACAAAAGCTAAAATATACAGCTATTTCCGCAAATACTGGGGTGTCTCTTTCAGTAAAACGCTGATGTGCAGCATGCAGCCGCTTGTGTACAACGGGCGCGTCTATGTGGTCGTCGGCGACCCCGGCCCCGTTGCGTTCGTCGTAAAATCGGCGCGCGTCGTCAGCTCCACATGCTGCCGCTTGCGAGTAAGAGCCGTGCTCTCCGGCGATCCCGACGGCAATGTCGTCGTCTACTACACGCTCGCGCGGACAGCGAACGGCAGTTATCGCATTATTGGCCGTACGCGTCTCAAATACGATTACCGTTTTACGTGCATGCGTTAG